A window of Rhipicephalus microplus isolate Deutch F79 chromosome 8, USDA_Rmic, whole genome shotgun sequence genomic DNA:
CACAAGACTGCCACTGCTGTGAACCAATTATACTGACACCGGCAAAGTATCAGTGTTCATATAATAACCGACAGAACCATGCTGCGTAATAGTTATTTTCAGCTCACATGACTCAGGAATGTTTAGGGGCAAATAAACTCCCCCGAAGTTTGTACAGGCAGCTTAACTCCCTCCCCCTGTACGGAACGGCACGAAGACAGCTCAGGAAGTGTAATGTGCAAAATACAACACTGGTGTAAGCATTCGCTGTCACACCGATTTCCTTAACACGAGGTAAAAGTTCCCGCATTTCTTTAAATTGTGAAGGTGGCCATGCGATCAACGATGAATATTGAAGCATGTTTGCTCGTCTGTCTTTTTGTGCGCCCCCCTATCGGCCGATCTCGGTGTATAGGGTTGCGTGGTGACACCTGGTGAGTGCACGGTGCCTGCGTTGAATAGATTTCGCTTGTTTAAGACAATGACGCTTTGCAGAATACTTGTTTTCATGGCCAGCGAACGTCAAAGATTTATAAATAGCAATAAATCAATAGGCTGAAATGCTCATTTGCTAAGCACACCGGCGGCAATATTTACGCAAGCTTTCTGAGATGATCATGGTTCAGGTCTTGATTAAACACATTTATGAGCGCAAACTTTTATTTCACGAATTGAACAATTGAAGTAAGGATGCACAAGACCAACAAAGGTTACTAAAAGTCATTTGTACACATAAAATAACGAGAAAAACGTTGGCGACATTTGTACAAGTTGGCGAAAATAAGCGAAACATTGTTAATATCATAAATGACACACTTGGACGTTCTTCAGGGCTTATATTCTAGTAATTATTTGTAAAAAATGCAAAAATTtaagttttttttcttacaatgACACCAAGCTTCATGTAGGTGGCCTAGTATTTTTTCTAGAGTTGTCGTGATGCTTGAGAGACCAAGTGTTAAGAAGAACCGTGAGGCTAACTGCAACACTTTATATTCCGCACTACAACTTTTTTCACATCGTCATTCTTTCGTTAGGTGGTACAATAGTTGAAACCTGCAACACTAGAAAAAAACCAACAAAACAAATGTACAATGACAGTACGATTGCGGAACGAAAAGGCACCGACAGCACAAAAAAAGACACAACCAGCGCTTGTGCACAGTCTTCTTCTGCTCTGTTCCGCAATCACAGGGAAGTAATGAATTAACAACAAGCCCGAAATACTGCTCTCATCAGCTGAAGAACTTTCTAACCAGAAACGGAATGGGCCACAACCTCTTATATAAACACGATTTGATAGAGATCTGTGACTTATAAAACGTTAGCAACGACACCTCATCATGCTGCAGAAATTAGGTTTGTAAGAGGGAACAAAGCAATAATAAGGCTAGTTGTTATTACCTAAATTGGGAAAACTACTTTCTTACCTCATCATGTGAATATCATGTGGTGAATTGGTTATATGAGCGTTTAGAGTTATGCTTTGCATAATCCACGTGATTCAGTTGCGGGAGAGTAAAGTGCTCTACACCTCCTGCCCTCCCTTTTCCATAAGAGGAAGTGCGTTCCGGACGCTAAAGATAGTGTAATACACATTATTTAAATATCGTAATGTATTTATTCAAGAAATGAGTCATAAATATATTCTGTAATTATAACTTCAAAATTTATAAATCTTCTCTTAGGGAAGTGCTGATCCAAGATAGCACCATATCAACGATTCCCTTGGATTGCCAGAGTGTACGTCTCTTCTAATGAAGTAACAAGGCTAAAGACGAAAGGATTTTGAAGTAACTGCTCATTCTTTGTCACAGCTCACAAAACATTAAAGAGGGTTGGTTGTCCGAATGGGACTCCACATCGGCTTCTTAGAATTTGTGTTGTGGCTGCAATGCGTCACACATGTCACGTGACCCACAAAATGTATAGTTGGTCAAAGGGTGTAAACAAAATCATTTGGCTAAATTTTGACACAGAAGGTCAGCACAGCTGAACAAGCAGCAGATATTACATTCAAAAATATAGCGGCACGAGGAGAAGACGCTTCATCTACTTGCTGCATTTGTTATGCCACCATGTGGTTCCTTGTAAACATTTGCGACATCAGACAACTGCCTTTTTATTATTTAGTTAACATTGTAATGCATATTAAAAAACAGTAGCACTTTCATAAACCAGTACATTCACACTCAAAAGACGTTAAACCTGGAGCCCAGCTCTTCTATCATAGTTTATCACCTCACCCCTCTAAGCACAAATCTTGACTTCAGCATTCACGATGACAGCGAATTGTCCGGTGCGCCGCCATCGCATACTCAATCGGGAATTCCGCGCACCAAAATAGGACACAAAGCGAAATCTTCAGATTCCAGGCACATTGAACAAACTCGAATCTTCGAAACAGCTTCACGTCATCGATTCTGGCTGTCTGCTGTCAGCACCATACAATCTTCATTAGCGTTGCTTCCCGCTTGAAGCGTCAATGCTTGAAGTTGACGCTTGAAGTCTACCAGCCTCATGGTGCTTTCATACAGGCTTTCATGGGAGAAAACCTGCAGATTCGACTACCGCCTTAACACAGCACTGACTGTTCGTTTACTACCTTCCCGTGGTTTTCATCGGTGGCCTCCTTGACATGTCTCCTAGCATACCTGAGTGCACCAAGATGTGCCTTAGCATACACAGAGAAACGACACATAGAAACGCATTACAGCCTTCACCGAAAGTGCGCAAGCCACTTCAAGCTGCGGTGATAGGACACAGCTGCAGTATCCTGAAGCCTCCGTGAGCCTAGACTTGGACGAAATGTCTCTAGTGTGTGAAGAATTGTCACTCTGGTCTCACAAAATGTTTCGACATATCACAGGAGTAAACCgactcacaattttttttttttgacgacacCACTAAGTAGCCTCAAACTGATGCGAAGATCTTACGTTCCTCAACGAAGTTAAAATATCTGCGTTTTTACGTCTATAAACGATATGATTATAAAGTGAGGCgtggtggaaggctccggaaatttcgataatCTGATGACCGTGTACTGACGTCATCCAATGCACGGGCTTATAGGATTTCGCTTCCGTAGAAATGTGACTGCCGTGGACGATATCGAGCCCGCAGTTTACTGGAGAGCAgcggagcaccataaccactacaaCATCACGGCAAACATCTCTCGACCGAGTtgaaaacaccaccaccaccaatcgACTGAAAAGTAAGGCGTGCTGCTCAAGAATTCTTTTTGAACATTACCCATACAATGTGACCCCTTCTGACAAGGTGCAGTGCTGTCATCGACACTCTCAAGTTAAGGTGAGCCTGAGTGATGTGGCCTTCTGGAATACGAGGGCAATTATAGCACACTGCTGCAGACTGAAACAGGGCGTTGATGCGCTCACTTTCTTCATCTGCAGACAGAAAATCCCTGATTGATAACGGCGTTTAGAAAGTGGCTTAGATGCTTTCGACGAGGACGATGCATGCGTGTCCTGTGTTGTCAACGAGGACCGTTCGCAGGTCTATCGTAGCCGGCGCTGGGCTCGGAGTCCGTCTGTTAGTCTTTGCGCACTGTACACGGCACGCGCCTCTGGCGCTGGCGTAGTGAGCAATGCCTCGGCAACTGTCTTTGGCAAGAGTGCATACCACGCACGCAGCGGTTGCATCGCGCGGTCGTTGGCTGACCACGGTCACCTCTTGCGCTTGGCGGCCTCGTGCAGCTGCTGGTGGAAATTGCTGTGGTGCACCCACGCGGCTTTCACAATGTCCGCACCTCTCTCGCCGATCATGATGGACGGGGCGTTGGTGTTGCCGGACACGATCGTGGGCATGATTGACGCGTCTATAACCCGCAATCGCTGGACTCCTTTAACCCTGCGAGATgaaaaaagaagagaattttTTTGAGAAACCAGGCGTACACAAAGTGCCAAGACTATCAAGTGTAGCAATGTGATATCGTAGTGACTGATTCATAAAAATTTCGGCGAGTTTGACGCTGTGAATGAAAATCGCCTGACGGCGAAACAGCAACGATGATGATAAGTTTCGGTACAAAAAGCTCTTAGTATCACTTTGTTGTCTTTATTTCTGATTAACTGCCCCTCTCATACCTTGACCAACGGGACGCCTAACACTACGGCTATAGTACTACCACTACGACGGCAAATGTAGACTAAGAGTTTATGGCTGTAATAAGTGACAGCTGCGATTCTACGTGCCATAACACCAATAGGACGCTCTAGAGTGTTGCGATCTCTTGGAAATCTTTATTATGCATCTATGGCTCAGCACACGGATCACTCCTGCATTTCGTCCTCACCTAAATGTGGCCGCTGTGTCCAGGAGGCAACTATGCACCCGCAATATGTCTATCACTTCCACAGCCAAATTTCTCTTTATGATAAAGTATCCCACGTAACAGAGAAAAGGATGTGGAGTCCGCCCTAAGGTATGCATTATGATTTATTTCATGTTTTCACACGTATACCCGCAGAACGCGTTCATTCATTATAAAGCCCCAAGGTGCTCTCACCTAAGCCTAGGGTCGACGACTGTGGTTGGGTCCCAAACGGGTCCCATCTTTGCCGTGCCCACAGGGTGGTAAATTGTGTTGGTAAAAGACCTAGCCATGCACGCCAGGTTTTCGTCACTGAGGTGCTTGTAGTGTTCGCATCCTGGGAATGGCAAGTCCCACATGCGGACGCCATATCTCTGGAAAGCCGGCGTTTCGGCCACTGCCATTGAAAACTTCAtggctgaaatgaaaaaaaatatattacaaGACAACTGTAGAGTCTCTATAAGCCCAGGCTGCATTAAGTTAAGGAATACCAAGACTGTTTGGTTGAATATGTACACACATTCATTCGGCAAATTAGTCGTAAGTATTCAAGGTGAAAATAACTCTTTTGGCGAATTGGTGTCTTGATTGCTTAGATACGCTTAACTGTGGCACAACATACACCCTCGTTTTCGTGAAATGTACTTTGTCCCACGGTGTTACGAAGCCGAAACGCCAACATGGtcctgaaggcgccactgctctgaactccgccgccaaggtcaccagccgtttggtagcgtgtgttacttagctcgcgactgcttctgcgcagagctgatagacgagcggacgagacgacggtgggTCAAGGGAAGGTTTATGTaaagcatagaaatagaggcgttataaattcggcactgggaccgacagcttagggactcgaacagcagagaagccctctctcgcacgcatccgtcggcttctctctCTGTTAGGAAGCACAcagccgacgaggttacgaagggcgtcacgaaactcgccgctgccaaggacactGGGTGCGCCGGCTGTGAAAGGGGCTCGACgcaacgagaggcttctctgacacacaggtctactgctggcgacgcaccgcagggctgtTTCTATAGGCCCCGGGTGGACCCTTTGAGTCACCAACGTTCAACCAGAAGCaccactggccgtgatgtcagaatcctccaatggggctcaccgctgggctgcgtcatgctcatcaaatctggagccgctgcgcgtggttgcagctaaggacgagtgacgttctcacgcattgcgtaagactccacagactggaaggcgccgattgcttcaacggtctcgtgggctgagggagctcgctgtgcgttgcgtgacagaccggcgccaccgcttgatgacgtcgttgagtcgatcgtgtcaggcgggctcgattgctggccttgacacagattgcctttgcagaggcattgacgttcggtgtggaatCCCAGGCGTAACAACGGTCAAACATACCTGCGCAGTCTTTAGGATCATTAACAGACATATTCAATAAACTTCGGTTATTTACATTCTTTCAGAGACTACCCCCTCCTCCTCACACGGATGTTCAAGTTGTCTATGTGAATGCGGTCTTCGGGAACTACTACTAAGAACTGTTTGTGTCAATAAATGAATTCTCACCATCAACAAGAGTCATGATGTCATCCGGATGGCTCAGGTATTTCGGGTCAATCAAGGGTGGATCATAAGGATTCCGGGACCGAAGCTTGATGTATCCTCGGGATTTAGGCCTCAGCAGCACCGGATACACAGACATGGTGTCCGCATAAACGTAGGGCGCATAAACTTTCTCCCACAACTGTAAAACAAATTGTAAGAGAGGGTTACTTATTTTATAACAAACGCCTAAATACTAGTCATATTTTAAGATGTTATACTGGCTTCGATATCAGGAAGTGTTAGGGTGGAACACAGAGCTACAGCTTTGACCCTAGTTGCCCAGGCAATACAAAATTCTTGTTGTGGCAGAATTTCAATATTAGTTTCACAAACAGCCAGGTCATCTAGAGACACTGTAATCTGTCAGAGAGCATCAATAATGTCACCTGTACACTGATTTATACACATGAAGCTTATTGGCACACAATACCTTTTCCGGTAGTTCAGAACATATAAAACGGGCAAACGGACGGCTCCGAAGCTACGCTAAGGAGTAAAAAATAAAGTATAAGAGAAGGATAATAtggatgaaagaaaggcagggtaGTTAAGCATGGCTGAGCCCGGTATTCAGCGCGGTACCTTGCACTGGGGCagggtatggggggggggggagttagagagagagggaagagaaaaTCACTGGTTCCGTCGACATAACGGCACTTGTGTGCTTCCCATCACAAACGATGGGTCACTCCCGTGGCTTAATCAGATCGCGCATTTGTTGCATTACGCAATTTGTATGCGTGGTGTCATGCAACCAACATCTTGTCGGTGGTGAAGCCATAGTGGTACAGCTTGCGTTCTCAAGCGacagacttctgaaggcttgcgaaAACTGGAGTGATGGTGTCAAGCAGTTGCGTCACACTTTGAGCTGTCGGTGTCCACATCTTTCTCAGCAGCGCACGCATAGCGCGGAATAGGGTGCTGACTATGGCGAGCACTTGCCAGTCTTTGTTTGTCAGCTAATTAAGTGACCGATGGAGTGTCCATCATTGCAGAAGTCTGGTGCTGCTCAACAAGTGCACGAATTTTTCGGAGTTCAGGCCAAGCGTCAACCGCATTCTTCGTAGAGGCGTCACTTTCCGTAGACACGGCTGCGCGGCGACTGGGTAGTAGGAACAAAGTGGCAGCTCTGTTGCTAGCAGAAGCATCTTTGCTCTTGGATCCAACAGCACTTGGCCCGAGTGGAAATAAATGAAGTGGTTTTGAATGTGCTTCATGAGGCTACAAGTCTTGGGAGGGTTTCGTGCAGCGCCGGTGATGGAACTTTTGTAGCGTAATGAatgcagctgcttctcggtgTAAGATGTCATCTGTAGCCCTTTTATTCAGTATTGCTATCTTTTTTTCGAATAGCAGAACAATTTTCAAAGAGGAATCACGTGGCTCGAAGGAACTTGGGCACTTCAGTAACGTGGCTGGGCACGTGTCCCTGTTGTGGTGCCAGTGCATCGGGAACAGGTGATAGAGTTCGTGCACACACTACTCTCGTGACCTAGCTTAAGCACTACCAGTACTGAAGTGTTTTCAGTATAAAAAAGGTCAAACTGCGTGTTGAAAGTGGCCAACGTTTACGAGTTATGGGAGTGATTCGCCCTTAAATACAGTCCTTACGATTAGTGATGTTTAGATACGACATATACTTGCAATAATGGTATATTATGAAGCGGGCTGGATCAGGACGGGTAGGTTCGTGTTCATAATTGCTTCGTCAACATCATAAATTACCCCAGTGCTCACGACGTTTAACCAGAACTGAGAGTGACGAAGCGTTTTACATGTGTTGGAAAGCAGTGTCAGAAGCGTTCTTCGTTACTGGTAACCTTGTACGCTGTATATATCCGTACCTCATCCGCGATTCCTTCGGTACGTCTGAACGTTTGTCCTCCGTCGGATACGGGCGATCCCGAGAGATAGTGGATCTCGATGTCAGGCCAGTCAATGCTCTTGTTGGCGTACTTCGTGTTGATGAACGCCAGACCCTCAACTCCGCCCAGCAGGGTCAGAGGACCTGCAAAAGTAAACGAGGTCAGAAAAGGACGCAACGTGCAGAGGGACACCAGATGTTCACTTTTTAGGAAACGTGAGCTGCCAGGATGACACAACTTCAGACATGAAAGATCGTCAAGAAGGTATCTCGGACGGCGTCAACCAAGGCAATTGTTCATGGTACGATCGTCAAAACTGAGGGGCTCTACATTTGGGGCACTAATGATGGcgtgaaaccaaaaaaaaaaattgacagtttCTGACAATGCTTTGACATTTCGGGATTCAACTGTCGCAGCTGCTGCGTAAAGTTGTGTTTGCCTCCAAAGACGCCACTTCAACTGCATGGAACTGCGAGCACACCTCGTCCGTAAATATATCTAGAAAGGCAGTCACGTGATgatcataagaaaaaaaaaatgtttccagTTCGTTTTTTCATAATCTTTATTGGCTACAAGTTTCACAGAACCCGTGGGGTAAGAGACTTGGTGCCAAAGATGCACCAGTTTTATTAATCTCGTAGGCATAAGGAATCCTAGAATTTCTTAGGCCCATATGAAAAATTTTGTGTTCACCTATGTAGGAGTGTATATAATTAATATGCTATTTTCTCTTTTTAATTCTTTATTTTGAACAATCCAGTAGAACGGGGTAGccatcgccaagtaacggtgacaagaaCTCCTTTGATTATTTTCTATTTCACTAAACCATTCCTTGAGCAGCGTCGTTTATTTAAACGCAGCAATTTTGAAGGCGGTATCATTAAAGGAAGCCAAGGTGTAGGGTCTCTATCTGCCTAAAAGAAGGCACGACCGCTTTTCAAAAACACCATCTCCAACGCCACTGCCTATTCAAGAAATTTCCATGTTCTCAAAAAGGAAGTTTCTTAGCGCTGTTAAACCCGAGGAAGACAAGAAAAAGACATTGAACACATTCGGTACTACTCACAACAGTAAAGCTTATTCATAGTAGAAATCATCGCATAAAACAGGGACAAAAAAAATCTCACGAACATAGCACTCATAGTGCTATGTTCGTTTTTTTCACAAAAATTTTCTATAATTCACGACCAAAGAGACCAACAAGCCACTCATCTATAGTTTATTAAAAAGTTTGGTTTAAATGTAACCGAATCTAGGAATAACCAACTGAAAGTTCAGTAACCAATAGGAATGTGACTAAGGATGGgaatcgaagaaaaaaagtgtctCTTCCTTGTTGTCCTCGTCTTTACCAGAGCTAAGAAACTGCCTTTTTTACGATACACCTACGCGCCCATATCGCTAAACATGTCCTGCACCTTTCGCCTTCACCAGAACATCCGGCTTGCCCGGAGAAGTCAATCAGAGGTTTTATCAGGGTGTCCCTGATTAAACGTATTTTCAGCGCCACAGAGAGAATCTAAATTCTAGGAGTTGGAGCTTACTTGGTTCTTCATCCATTTACGGCACCTCACCTTTGCCTATGGTTAGATAGCGGAGGATCTGCTTCAGGTTGAACACACGAGTCTGAACCATTGACACCTGATCACGCACGAGGAAGTTCATGCCGCCAGGGTAGATGTGGTCTTGCAAGTTGTAACCAACTGGAAGGTCAGCAAGGACAGGAATCTAAGGGAAAGAATAATAAATAATTCAAAGTTCGGTAATACCAGAAATATGCAAgcgagaaaaaacaaacaaacacacacacagcacgttGAAGGTGTCTGTAAAAAAACTCTTACTTAGCCCCAAGTTGACCGTATCAGTGTTACTCTAGTGTATCACCCTACCACAAGTTAAACTTCATGAGCTGCTGGTTTTTGTAGACCCAGCAATTAATTTCTGAGATCTTACGTACGAAACTTGGAACATGGGACATGATATGATGAAAGTCGTAATGCTACTGAACtccggttttttttttgccccttcGAGTTCCTTAACACGCAACTCTATTCATTCTAACTCACGTCCTCTAGCTAATCTGTGCGATATATAACACCCACTAAGCGGACACGGTGGGTATTTTGGCTATTCTAGCAGGATGAAAGCAAGAATGGCTAAATCTCGAGTGGTGCAGTAACGTACGGAGCTTCCAGTGAGTTCCTATTTGTGCTTCAGGACTTGGTAGCGTCAAGGTGTGTATTGATTGCTTCCTAGGTGATCCTGCTAAAGTAGCTAACAAAGCTGCAGAGAGTGAGGAAAAGAGAGTGATCTATTCGCGAAGTACCTAAAAGTACACGTTGAAATGAGTCAAGTGAACAGATCTATCTATAGCTGTTGTAAAAGAATTACCTAAGTGGACGGTCTCGTACCACCACCAGTATTATTaagcaaatgttttttttacaCCAAAGCTTCAGAGATTATGGACTCATAAACCTTCCCTTACACAAGTATTAGAAAGGTGAGCAAAATGCTAAAGCGCATTCTGTTTTATTCGAGCTTATTATCTTCTATCTCGGGCTCTCACCCGCAATGGCAGTTCAACACGCAAGGTGCCGTGTTACTGAGCCCGAGGCCGCACTTGTTGCTTTTTTTGACTGATGATGTTAAGTGATCATCATCAAGGTGcatgaagaacaagaagaagtaGACTTAATTTTAGCGCAAGCACACACGCAATAGGCTACACAGGCAGTGTTACACTAAACGACGGCAATAGCATACTACAGCACACAAGAATATGGCTCCCTCAATCACTCCGCACTTAAAGAAGCCACGATCAGAGTTTGAAACCAATTCTGAAAGGATACTGCAACAAGAAGCACCACTGGCTGCCTTCCCAATGCGACAAAAAAAGGCATTACATAGTGTCCACTTACGCCCATCTTTTGCAGGTCGTGTTTGGGTCCGATGCCGGACAGGAGCAGAAGCTGCGTGCTGCCAATTGTGCCGGCCGACAGAATAATCTCTCGTCGCGCAAACACCATGTGTGGAACCTTGAACCGCTCAAACTGGACTGCCCGGGCGTTGTTCCACTCATCGAAGTGGATCTGCGAGTTTCGGTCTCAATCAGGAGAGTCTTTGTGAGCTGCTGTTTTACACCGGAATGTGTGAGTTACGCTGCAGCAGCCGCTGTGTTACAGGCATAGGTCAACAGATTGACTCATAACTTGATTCACTAAGATCAACTACTTCTTGCGCAAAAAATTTGTTACACAACAGGCGAAACAGACACTGTTTCATGCGTGGTCTAACAAAACTTGTGCCCAAAAAGTAGTTGATCATGGAGTGCCAACTGTAGCTGAACCCACACCTTGAAGAGACTCACTAACACCCACCCGGACTCAGGCCGCGTAGTGTGTCTTGTACTGAGTGcggctgagtaatattttggtgaaatTGAGTAAGGCTGAGTACAGTTGAGAAATATTCCAGAGAATATGAGTGGAAGTGAATCAGCCTGAAATGAACTTTCGTGAGTATAAGTCCTAGTTAGTCCGAGTCTTGGTGAGTAGTAAGCAAAACACACTTCTTGAGTGGGTACGAGTGAACTCCATTGCTTTTACAGACCTACTGTTCAGCTGACCATGTTCGAAGGTAACCACATCAATATCAGCTTGATACGACCCAGGTAGTGTACAGAGTGCCACTACTGCGTGGAACTCTGAGACTGATCCTCATCTTTTGTATTTCACCTGCGCAATGCGTGTTTTCAAAGCTACGAATGCACGGCTTCTTGATTTAGGAGTTGATAAAAAAACTCTTGTCCGCGTCTATATTTCATCAGAACATCCTTTCTTTAAACTTTTTCCGTTACCTAGATTTTGCAAGATCAACTATCTGTGACTTCAGTACCAGTTACTTCAGTTAGGCTGTACTGTCCATGAACATGGGTATGATTCGTGTTGCACGATTTGACAAACGCACCACTTCATCGAAAAATGCCATTGGACTGCTTGTACAAAAGTTCTGTAGTGCATGAATGTGCTCATCTGATTTTGTAGATTTCGAACGTGGTCAGTATGCTTATCTCTTTCTCCAGCGCtgcgctttctctctctttttaggGCACACACAATTTTTTGCACTTGCCTCCAATTACGGTACACGGGGCTTTCGCTTTTGGAAGTCAGTAGCTTCCCTTGCATAAGCGTTGCTTTTTTATCATATTTATAATTTATACTACATCTGACTCGAGGCTATTATATATTGTGCAATATCTAGCAATGACTGCAAAAAGAAATGTAATATTAACACACCTATCAACTGCGGTCCAGTTCGCAAATTAGTGCTGTCCTTCTGCTCACTTTCTGAAGCGAGATTAGTCTAATTTCAATGTGTCTTATGCAACAAAATGCTTCATATTACGATAGGGTGCTGATTCCGGTCTTATCGAAGACTGCCTTGACTTTCACAGCGCATATCAATAAGAATAGAGTACAAGTGACGTTATTATTTCGCCAGAATGTACGTACCTTGGTGGCTAAAGAATACAGCGTGATGTGGAGGTTTTTTCTGTGACGAATAGGTTTGATAAAGGCCTTGCCGGTGCTGCACCTGGCGCTTCGCCTTATGGTGCCTTGCGGAATGGCGAAACCTGGAAGCGTCACGCGGTATTGTTAGTGTTGACGTTTCACGCAAATCAGAGCATCGCTTCAACAGTGACGCAGCCAGGTCGACACACATCAAGAAGCGCAACATGAACTGGTAAACTTTGAATTTCGCATATGACTGAGTGTGATATTTGTGCTACTGGTGATTGGCTTTGTTATCTTTATTGGTATGGTCAACAGTTGCACTCTCGGCTTTCGTCTAAGCACTTCCGTTCTAGCACTTAACTCTGTCATGAAATACTTCTGCGCACATTGTACAtggggacaaagaaaaaaaaacacgctgtaCATAGCCCTGAACTACGACTGATCAGTTGTAGTTCAGGGATATGTTGTTCCCCGTGTTCTTCGTTCGTTCTCGTCTATGCGTGCTGCTGTCTTTCATGATGCAATACCAATTAACCCGACAAGCCGTCTTGACGAGCCCAATTATTCTTTTCAATATACTATGAAAATTTGCTTTAAGAATAAAACTGTACAAAGTCGACAGTTCTTGTTCAGGTTAAGTTATGTTGGAAGCCTAATATTGAAATAAAAGTTTATTAAAAACGAAGGTGGGATAACTCCCGCTATAATAATGGTACTTAGTCGAATGATTTTATTAAAAGAGCAGACATTATTCTTGTGAGTGGCTGGGACAGTTGTGGCACATGGCGGAGCAGATGTCAACCACGCACCCCTTTCTACGTGGCTACGTGGCCTTTAGGGATCCGCTTTGGTACCGGGGGAAACACACAGTTAAAGGGGAGGTGACACAAAactttcag
This region includes:
- the LOC142768856 gene encoding glucose dehydrogenase [FAD, quinone]-like, yielding MVALDIPLVPAIIPFTAFLFVRFGERIVPYQSEHIQKEYDYIIVGGGSAGAVLANRLSEDITATVLLIEAGGIENEVSDIPLIAATMQMSPLDWSYRTEPQKTSCFGLEGRRSPWPRGKALGGSSVINYMIYIRGNPHDYDQWAANGCEGWSWNDVFPYFLKSEDNRDPAILQNGYHNHGGPLTVSTPQYATQLGHAFIEAGLQLGYPNVDLNGPQQTGFAIPQGTIRRSARCSTGKAFIKPIRHRKNLHITLYSLATKIHFDEWNNARAVQFERFKVPHMVFARREIILSAGTIGSTQLLLLSGIGPKHDLQKMGIPVLADLPVGYNLQDHIYPGGMNFLVRDQVSMVQTRVFNLKQILRYLTIGKGPLTLLGGVEGLAFINTKYANKSIDWPDIEIHYLSGSPVSDGGQTFRRTEGIADELWEKVYAPYVYADTMSVYPVLLRPKSRGYIKLRSRNPYDPPLIDPKYLSHPDDIMTLVDAMKFSMAVAETPAFQRYGVRMWDLPFPGCEHYKHLSDENLACMARSFTNTIYHPVGTAKMGPVWDPTTVVDPRLRVKGVQRLRVIDASIMPTIVSGNTNAPSIMIGERGADIVKAAWVHHSNFHQQLHEAAKRKR